In one Candidatus Bathyarchaeota archaeon genomic region, the following are encoded:
- a CDS encoding UPF0175 family protein, which translates to MGSAALMRVVVVRVPESLSERDVKLAVAVEAFKRGVVSVGRAAEMAEVPIQELLVELRRRGIPAYPYSDEEALEELRLG; encoded by the coding sequence ATGGGTTCGGCGGCTTTGATGAGGGTTGTGGTGGTTAGGGTTCCTGAATCCCTCTCCGAGAGGGATGTTAAGCTCGCCGTCGCCGTGGAGGCCTTCAAGCGCGGGGTTGTAAGCGTCGGCAGGGCTGCTGAGATGGCCGAGGTTCCCATACAGGAACTCCTCGTGGAGCTCAGGAGGAGGGGGATACCGGCCTACCCTTACAGCGATGAGGAGGCCTTAGAGGAGCTCAGGCTTGGTTAG
- a CDS encoding DUF3368 domain-containing protein, which translates to MVRAVLDSSAIIALSQLGYLDRLRGIFSEALVPRAVYEEICFRGRGLVGERELSEAIEAGLISVRDVRNRVLVNALLDPLGLGEAETMALALEESADYAVLDDKLARRRA; encoded by the coding sequence TTGGTTAGGGCTGTGCTGGACTCCTCAGCCATAATAGCCCTGAGCCAGCTGGGATACCTGGACAGGTTGAGGGGCATCTTCAGCGAGGCCTTGGTTCCTAGGGCTGTTTACGAGGAGATATGCTTTAGGGGGCGGGGGCTTGTGGGTGAGCGTGAGCTCTCGGAGGCCATTGAGGCGGGGTTGATATCGGTTAGAGATGTGAGAAACCGGGTTCTCGTGAACGCCCTGCTGGACCCACTGGGATTGGGGGAGGCGGAGACAATGGCATTGGCCCTGGAGGAGAGCGCAGACTACGCCGTATTAGATGACAAGCTAGCGCGGAGGAGGGC